A single genomic interval of Antarcticibacterium arcticum harbors:
- a CDS encoding TonB-dependent receptor yields MPITIMGDREFENVPSIKSKALRINLNENIYGTFSEIGAGQETVRNFFRAGGASGTIAKAMSAYDKDFSDAIYGIEEDKRYVTEARLKKMLSHEINLIEERITRDKHPNKLFFSYANTVATIDFAKQYKGHGWIGIRYQVDPKEDYNEISLHIRFHENDARLQQNTLGILGVNLIYGAYYKYDNPKKLLRYLYDHIDKDQIEIDTINFSGPRFQQVDNRLMSLQLVKNGMTDAVMFAPDGNNILPAKILYKKNILALRGSFRPVTKVNMDMYKRSLELFLKEKKVSEENTEVIFEITLSNLRAEGEIDERDFMDRAELLCSLGQTVMISNFQEYYKVVEYFSRYTKERMGLAMGVNNLVDIFDEQYYRHLSGGILEAFGKLFFKDLKVYLYPFKDPETGELITSDNLKVHPRMKELYKFFKYNGKVVDITNYDPKILSIFSREVLQMINEGKTGWEEMLPERTTAMIKNHHLFGYKEKVEQKA; encoded by the coding sequence ATGCCCATCACCATAATGGGGGACAGAGAATTCGAAAATGTTCCCTCTATAAAAAGTAAAGCACTTCGCATAAATCTCAATGAAAATATTTACGGGACCTTCTCTGAAATTGGGGCAGGACAGGAAACCGTGAGGAATTTCTTTAGAGCGGGCGGTGCTTCAGGAACCATAGCAAAAGCTATGAGTGCCTATGACAAGGATTTTAGTGATGCTATTTATGGCATAGAAGAGGACAAACGCTATGTGACAGAGGCAAGATTAAAAAAAATGCTTTCTCATGAGATCAATCTTATTGAGGAACGTATTACCCGTGACAAACATCCCAATAAACTATTTTTTAGCTACGCGAATACGGTGGCTACCATAGATTTTGCCAAACAATACAAAGGACACGGGTGGATAGGAATACGCTACCAGGTGGATCCTAAAGAAGATTACAATGAAATAAGCCTGCATATTCGTTTTCATGAAAACGATGCCAGATTGCAACAAAATACGCTGGGTATTTTAGGTGTGAATTTGATCTACGGGGCTTATTATAAATATGACAATCCCAAGAAATTACTGCGCTATTTATATGACCATATAGATAAGGACCAAATTGAGATTGACACCATAAACTTTTCGGGTCCCCGTTTCCAGCAGGTTGATAACAGACTTATGAGCCTTCAGCTTGTTAAGAACGGAATGACAGATGCCGTAATGTTTGCACCAGATGGTAATAACATTCTACCGGCAAAGATCCTTTATAAAAAGAATATCCTGGCACTTCGGGGAAGTTTTCGCCCTGTTACCAAGGTGAACATGGATATGTACAAACGTTCCCTTGAATTATTTCTGAAAGAGAAAAAGGTTTCAGAAGAAAATACGGAAGTTATTTTTGAGATCACCTTATCCAATTTGAGGGCTGAAGGTGAGATTGATGAACGCGATTTTATGGACAGGGCAGAATTATTGTGTTCTCTTGGCCAAACAGTTATGATCTCCAATTTTCAGGAATATTATAAAGTGGTTGAATATTTCTCCAGGTATACCAAGGAAAGAATGGGTCTTGCCATGGGAGTAAACAACCTGGTTGATATATTTGATGAGCAGTATTACCGCCATTTAAGCGGTGGTATTCTGGAAGCTTTTGGAAAATTATTCTTTAAGGACCTTAAAGTATATTTATATCCATTCAAAGATCCTGAAACAGGCGAACTTATTACAAGTGATAACCTTAAGGTACATCCTAGAATGAAAGAACTTTACAAGTTCTTTAAATACAATGGAAAGGTTGTAGATATCACCAATTATGATCCTAAAATTTTAAGTATTTTCTCCAGGGAAGTATTGCAAATGATCAATGAAGGAAAAACCGGATGGGAAGAAATGCTACCTGAACGCACTACTGCAATGATCAAGAATCACCACCTTTTTGGCTATAAAGAAAAGGTAGAGCAAAAGGCTTAA
- the murA gene encoding UDP-N-acetylglucosamine 1-carboxyvinyltransferase encodes MGIFQIEGGHALSGSIQPQGAKNETLQILCAVLLTSEKVIINNIPDIIDVNKLITLLKNLGVKVEKLKKGSYSFQSDEINLEYLESEAFKTEGSGLRGSIMIVGPLLGRFGKGYIPRPGGDKIGRRRLDTHFEGFVKLGAKFRYNKEERFYGVDAPNGLTGSYMLLEEASVTGTANILMAAVWAKGKTTIYNAACEPYLQQLCKMLNSMGAKIEGIGSNLLHIEGVESFTGCEHTILPDMIEIGSWIGLAAMTKSEITIKNVSWDNLGIIPNTFAKLGITIERRGDDIFIPAHKDGYEVQNFIDGSIMSISDAPWPGFTPDLLSILLVVATQARGSVLIHQKMFESRLFFVDKLIDMGAKIILCDPHRATVIGHDFKSSLRATTMTSPDIRAGVSLLIAAMSAQGTSTIHNIEQIDRGYENIDERLRAIGAKIKRIA; translated from the coding sequence ATGGGAATTTTTCAAATTGAAGGAGGGCATGCCCTTAGTGGCAGTATTCAGCCACAAGGAGCGAAAAACGAAACCCTTCAAATTCTTTGTGCGGTACTTTTAACTTCTGAGAAAGTTATTATTAATAATATTCCAGATATTATTGATGTAAATAAATTAATTACTCTCTTGAAAAACCTGGGGGTAAAAGTTGAAAAATTGAAGAAGGGGAGTTATAGCTTCCAAAGTGATGAGATTAACCTTGAATATCTGGAAAGTGAAGCATTCAAAACCGAAGGTAGTGGGCTTAGAGGTTCGATAATGATTGTTGGTCCCCTTTTAGGCCGTTTTGGAAAAGGATATATTCCAAGGCCCGGAGGAGATAAAATAGGACGCCGCAGGCTAGATACCCACTTTGAAGGTTTTGTTAAACTTGGCGCCAAATTCAGGTATAACAAGGAGGAAAGATTTTATGGCGTAGATGCACCAAACGGGTTAACCGGAAGTTATATGTTGCTTGAAGAGGCCTCTGTTACAGGAACAGCAAACATTTTAATGGCCGCTGTTTGGGCAAAGGGCAAAACTACTATTTACAATGCAGCCTGTGAACCCTACCTGCAGCAGTTATGTAAAATGCTTAACTCTATGGGAGCTAAAATTGAGGGCATAGGCTCCAATTTACTTCACATTGAAGGTGTTGAAAGCTTTACAGGTTGTGAGCATACCATCCTGCCGGATATGATCGAAATTGGTTCCTGGATTGGGCTTGCGGCTATGACCAAAAGTGAGATCACTATCAAGAACGTTAGCTGGGATAACCTGGGGATCATTCCGAATACCTTTGCAAAACTTGGAATTACGATAGAACGTCGAGGAGATGATATTTTTATTCCCGCTCATAAGGATGGGTATGAGGTACAAAACTTCATAGATGGTTCTATAATGAGCATTAGCGATGCTCCCTGGCCGGGTTTCACACCAGATCTTTTAAGCATACTCCTGGTTGTGGCAACACAGGCCAGAGGAAGCGTATTGATACATCAAAAGATGTTTGAGAGCCGCCTTTTCTTTGTAGACAAGTTAATAGATATGGGTGCCAAGATCATTTTATGCGATCCCCACAGGGCTACCGTTATAGGCCATGATTTTAAATCGAGCTTAAGGGCTACCACCATGACATCACCTGATATCAGGGCCGGGGTGTCCCTTTTAATTGCGGCAATGTCAGCCCAGGGAACTTCTACTATTCATAATATTGAGCAGATTGACAGGGGGTATGAAAATATTGATGAAAGGCTAAGAGCAATTGGAGCCAAAATAAAAAGGATAGCGTAA
- a CDS encoding DUF4290 domain-containing protein, protein MTYELEYNSERSKLIIPEYGRHLQKMVEHAVAIEDEAERNKVAKSIIAVMGNMNPHLRDVPDFQHKLWDQLFIISDFKLDVDSPFPKPSRELLEERPDPMGYPQNFPKYRFYGNNIKRMIDEAVKMEEGDLKEALIYSIANHMKKSYLNWNRETVEDEIIFEHLRELSGGTINLKNKEEDLSEAANLLRGNKKFKSSAPPAKKTNRNPRGRKRH, encoded by the coding sequence TTGACATACGAATTAGAATATAACTCTGAAAGGAGTAAGTTAATTATTCCGGAGTACGGAAGGCATCTGCAAAAAATGGTGGAACATGCTGTGGCCATAGAAGATGAGGCTGAACGTAATAAGGTTGCCAAGTCTATTATAGCCGTAATGGGAAATATGAATCCTCATTTACGCGATGTGCCAGATTTTCAACATAAATTATGGGATCAATTATTTATAATAAGTGATTTTAAACTGGATGTTGATTCCCCTTTCCCGAAACCTTCCAGGGAACTTCTGGAAGAAAGGCCCGATCCAATGGGTTATCCACAAAATTTCCCAAAATACAGGTTCTACGGCAACAATATAAAGAGAATGATAGATGAGGCGGTAAAAATGGAAGAAGGCGATCTTAAAGAGGCGCTTATCTACTCTATTGCCAATCATATGAAAAAATCTTATCTCAACTGGAACCGTGAAACAGTAGAAGATGAAATTATATTTGAACATCTTAGAGAATTAAGCGGAGGTACCATAAACCTTAAAAATAAGGAAGAGGACCTTAGCGAAGCTGCCAACCTTTTAAGAGGGAATAAAAAATTCAAAAGCAGTGCACCTCCTGCAAAAAAAACGAACCGAAATCCACGCGGACGTAAACGTCATTAA
- a CDS encoding DUF493 family protein: MEPARDPEEFYKKLKSQLHDTSLWPSEYLYKFIVPTEAEKITMIHHIFDNMGAVIKTRQSKNGNYTSVSVNVRMKNPDAVIEKYRKVGDKVEGVISL, from the coding sequence ATGGAACCAGCAAGAGACCCCGAAGAATTCTATAAGAAATTAAAATCGCAGTTGCATGACACCTCCCTGTGGCCATCTGAGTATTTATATAAATTCATTGTTCCTACTGAAGCAGAGAAGATCACGATGATTCACCATATTTTTGATAATATGGGCGCGGTGATAAAGACCCGACAGTCTAAAAACGGGAATTATACCAGCGTATCTGTAAATGTGCGTATGAAAAATCCAGACGCGGTAATTGAAAAGTACCGGAAAGTTGGAGATAAGGTGGAAGGTGTTATCTCTTTATAA
- a CDS encoding AAA family ATPase: MQNKRIVITGGPGTGKSSVINHLERLGYNCLHEVSREITAAAQKEGIDQLFLEKPILFSEKLMEARVRQHETASLLKDKPVFIDRGIPDVVAYMDYFGTLYPEKFSHACNTYSYDLVFLLPPWEEIYERDNERYESFEQALLIYDYLKKTYITYGYIPIDVPKHTIEHRCEFILNNLHV; this comes from the coding sequence GTGCAAAATAAAAGAATTGTAATTACCGGCGGGCCCGGTACCGGAAAATCATCAGTTATAAATCATCTGGAACGATTGGGCTATAATTGCCTTCATGAGGTTTCCCGTGAAATAACGGCTGCAGCCCAAAAGGAGGGCATTGACCAATTGTTCCTGGAAAAACCTATATTATTTAGTGAAAAATTGATGGAAGCCCGTGTTAGGCAACATGAGACTGCGTCCCTTCTTAAGGATAAGCCGGTGTTTATTGACAGGGGCATCCCCGATGTGGTAGCATATATGGATTACTTCGGAACATTGTATCCTGAAAAATTCAGCCATGCCTGCAACACCTATTCCTATGATCTTGTTTTTTTATTGCCTCCCTGGGAGGAGATCTACGAAAGGGATAATGAGCGCTATGAAAGTTTTGAACAGGCCTTACTTATCTATGATTATTTAAAAAAAACGTATATTACTTATGGGTACATCCCAATTGATGTTCCCAAACATACCATTGAGCACCGCTGTGAGTTTATTTTAAATAATCTCCATGTCTAA
- a CDS encoding RecQ family ATP-dependent DNA helicase, with protein MQEAKHILQKYWGHQSFRPLQQEIITGAVNNSDVLALLPTGGGKSLCFQIPPLLKEGICIVVSPLVALMEDQVQTLQKKDIKALAIPGGISFGDLDTLLDNCIYGNYKFLYLSPERLQQELVQQRIKQMNVNLIAIDEAHCISQWGHDFRPAYLTIPVLRELHPEVPVMALTASATKEVVKDICLQLKLRDPLIFKDSLERKNLAFKVLFAEDKIYRLRQTLQSKEESAIVYVRSRNATIDIARELEHYGYSTAAFHGGMTAKEKSKKLEKWLREEVKIMVATNAFGMGIDKANVRHVIHLNLPESIESYFQEAGRAGRDLEPATATIITNNSDLPLLRNQFLKTIPDLEFTILVYKKLCSYFLIAYGEGQDITYDFNFSHFCTHYQLHSEKTYNTLQLLDRISLIKLTQQFRKKIYVQFVISNRLLFSYIDENVSYDPVIKAILRTYGGIFENKLPVNPNLIAKKAGLGEMIVIETLKKLYRDKIIDFEYQENDASITFLAPREDEQSIYPFSEYIKNQAKNKIEKINALLDYVANDKICRSRQLLHYFGEKDPEDCGICSVCQSTDKYIKKETIKRIYLEIIKELETGEKSSRDLVARIPFPEAGVIKVLQLLLEKDIIALTSGNNYKLKHI; from the coding sequence TTGCAGGAAGCCAAACACATATTACAAAAATACTGGGGCCATCAAAGTTTTAGGCCGCTCCAGCAGGAAATAATTACGGGCGCTGTAAATAACAGCGATGTCCTGGCTTTACTTCCTACCGGCGGAGGGAAATCCCTGTGCTTTCAAATTCCTCCCCTGCTTAAGGAGGGAATTTGCATTGTAGTCTCTCCATTGGTGGCTTTAATGGAAGACCAGGTTCAAACCCTTCAAAAAAAGGACATCAAGGCTCTGGCGATCCCGGGAGGAATTTCTTTTGGAGATCTTGACACCTTGCTGGATAATTGTATTTATGGCAATTATAAATTTTTATATCTCTCGCCGGAGCGGCTGCAACAGGAGCTTGTACAACAACGTATTAAGCAAATGAATGTAAACCTTATCGCCATTGATGAGGCTCACTGTATCTCTCAATGGGGCCATGATTTTCGTCCCGCATATCTAACTATACCGGTTTTACGGGAACTTCATCCCGAGGTACCGGTCATGGCGCTCACAGCCTCTGCTACCAAGGAAGTGGTAAAGGATATCTGCCTGCAATTAAAGCTACGCGATCCACTTATTTTTAAAGATTCCCTTGAAAGGAAAAATCTTGCATTCAAGGTGTTATTTGCTGAAGACAAAATATACAGGCTTCGCCAAACCCTGCAAAGCAAAGAGGAATCGGCCATAGTTTATGTTAGAAGCCGCAATGCAACTATTGATATTGCGCGCGAACTTGAGCATTATGGGTATAGTACCGCTGCATTTCACGGCGGAATGACGGCGAAGGAAAAATCTAAAAAGCTTGAAAAATGGCTTCGGGAAGAAGTGAAGATCATGGTTGCCACCAATGCTTTTGGAATGGGGATAGACAAGGCCAACGTAAGGCACGTAATTCATCTTAATCTACCCGAAAGTATAGAGAGTTATTTCCAGGAGGCCGGGAGGGCGGGAAGAGATCTCGAACCTGCTACTGCTACTATTATAACAAATAATAGCGACCTTCCATTATTGAGGAACCAATTTTTAAAAACCATTCCAGACCTTGAATTTACCATACTGGTGTATAAGAAATTGTGTTCCTACTTCCTCATTGCATACGGGGAAGGACAGGATATTACCTATGACTTCAATTTTTCCCATTTTTGTACCCACTACCAGTTACATTCTGAAAAAACATATAACACCCTGCAATTGCTTGACAGGATAAGCCTTATTAAACTCACGCAGCAGTTCAGGAAAAAAATCTACGTTCAGTTCGTTATTTCCAACCGGCTATTATTTTCCTATATTGATGAAAATGTGTCTTATGACCCTGTTATAAAGGCTATTTTAAGAACCTATGGAGGAATATTTGAAAATAAATTGCCGGTAAATCCCAATTTAATTGCAAAAAAAGCCGGCCTGGGAGAAATGATAGTAATTGAAACCCTCAAAAAACTTTACCGTGATAAGATCATAGATTTCGAATACCAGGAAAATGATGCTTCCATCACCTTTCTGGCACCCCGCGAGGACGAGCAGAGCATTTACCCTTTTTCTGAATATATTAAAAACCAGGCAAAAAATAAAATTGAAAAAATTAATGCTTTGCTGGACTATGTTGCAAATGATAAGATTTGCCGTAGCAGGCAGCTGTTACATTATTTTGGTGAAAAAGATCCTGAAGATTGTGGCATTTGCTCGGTGTGTCAATCTACAGACAAATACATTAAAAAAGAAACCATTAAGCGCATTTATCTTGAAATAATAAAGGAACTGGAAACGGGAGAAAAAAGTTCCCGTGACCTTGTGGCACGTATCCCTTTTCCCGAAGCCGGAGTTATTAAAGTATTGCAATTATTGCTGGAAAAAGATATTATCGCCCTTACCAGTGGCAATAATTATAAATTAAAACACATATGA
- the fmt gene encoding methionyl-tRNA formyltransferase translates to MRDLRIVFMGTPEFAVSILKEILVAGYTVAGVITAPDKPAGRGRKLHESAVKTFAVSKDLPVLQPTNLKSPEFLEDLKSLNPNIQVVVAFRMLPETVWNLPEFGTFNLHASLLPQYRGAAPINWAIINGEEITGVSTFFLDEKIDTGATILQQSVEIDKDENAGSLHDKLMHTGAKLVLDTLELIKENKAVPEKQQESTSLKDAPKLTKENTRINWNNPIDEIYNLIRGLSPYPTAWTELINNGETLPIKIYEAKKYPEDHELRIGDVVVKNKELLVAVKNGYIQLLEIQIPGKRKMKTRDLLNGYQFENHAKVL, encoded by the coding sequence ATGAGAGATTTGAGAATAGTATTCATGGGAACTCCCGAATTTGCCGTAAGTATTCTAAAGGAGATACTGGTTGCAGGATATACCGTTGCAGGTGTTATCACCGCGCCGGATAAACCCGCAGGCCGTGGGAGAAAACTCCATGAAAGCGCCGTTAAGACTTTCGCTGTTTCGAAAGACCTTCCGGTTTTGCAACCCACCAACTTAAAATCACCGGAATTCCTGGAGGATTTGAAATCATTAAATCCCAATATCCAGGTAGTAGTGGCTTTTCGAATGTTGCCTGAAACGGTTTGGAATTTACCAGAATTTGGAACATTTAACCTGCATGCTTCCCTTCTACCCCAATACCGCGGAGCAGCCCCCATAAACTGGGCAATTATTAACGGAGAAGAAATTACGGGGGTGTCTACTTTTTTCCTGGATGAAAAAATTGATACAGGTGCCACGATCCTGCAACAGAGTGTTGAAATTGATAAAGATGAAAATGCCGGGTCCTTACATGATAAATTAATGCATACCGGTGCAAAACTGGTTTTGGATACCCTGGAATTAATTAAGGAAAATAAAGCCGTTCCTGAGAAACAACAGGAATCTACATCTTTAAAGGATGCTCCTAAACTCACTAAAGAAAATACACGAATTAACTGGAATAATCCTATTGATGAGATCTACAACCTTATAAGGGGACTTAGCCCCTATCCTACAGCCTGGACCGAGCTTATTAATAATGGTGAGACGCTCCCAATTAAAATTTATGAGGCCAAAAAATACCCTGAAGATCATGAACTCCGGATAGGTGATGTGGTGGTAAAAAACAAGGAATTGCTGGTTGCTGTAAAAAATGGATATATACAACTTCTGGAAATCCAGATCCCCGGAAAACGAAAAATGAAGACCAGGGATCTTTTAAATGGCTATCAATTTGAAAACCATGCCAAAGTTCTCTAA
- a CDS encoding HU family DNA-binding protein, with product MNKTDLIDAMAENAGISKAAAKKALESFLENVEKSLKKGDRVSLVGFGSWSVSKRAAREGRNPQTGKTIKIAAKNVVKFKAGADLQKSVN from the coding sequence ATGAACAAAACGGATTTAATCGATGCAATGGCAGAGAATGCTGGAATTTCAAAAGCCGCAGCAAAAAAAGCATTAGAATCATTCTTGGAAAATGTAGAGAAATCTCTTAAAAAAGGTGATCGCGTTTCTTTAGTAGGTTTTGGATCATGGTCAGTTTCTAAAAGAGCTGCTCGTGAAGGAAGAAACCCACAAACCGGAAAAACTATTAAAATCGCTGCAAAAAATGTAGTGAAATTTAAAGCGGGTGCAGATCTACAGAAATCTGTAAACTAA
- a CDS encoding YqgE/AlgH family protein, with product MIALKPAKGLLLVAEPSIIGDASFNRSVVLLAEHSETGSIGFILNKVLDFTLKELIPEMNKNFKIYNGGPVEQDNLYFIHKVPDLIPESIEIANGIYWGGNFEVVKELILNGLITEKQIRFFLGYSGWDATQLKEELDSNAWIITAHQDAKDIIEKNYRSFWKDKMRELGGDYMLWSNAPENPSYN from the coding sequence ATGATAGCTTTAAAACCAGCCAAAGGCCTCCTTCTGGTGGCCGAACCATCTATTATTGGTGATGCTTCTTTTAACCGCTCTGTTGTCCTACTGGCAGAACATTCTGAAACCGGCTCGATAGGATTTATCCTGAACAAGGTTTTGGATTTTACGTTAAAAGAGCTCATCCCGGAAATGAATAAAAACTTTAAGATCTATAATGGCGGTCCCGTAGAGCAGGACAACCTGTATTTTATTCATAAAGTGCCGGATCTAATTCCTGAAAGTATTGAAATTGCCAACGGTATTTACTGGGGCGGTAATTTTGAGGTAGTGAAGGAGTTGATTCTTAATGGCCTTATAACCGAAAAACAAATTCGGTTTTTCCTTGGTTACTCTGGATGGGATGCCACACAATTAAAAGAGGAACTGGATTCCAACGCATGGATCATTACCGCACACCAGGATGCTAAAGATATTATTGAAAAGAACTATCGTTCCTTCTGGAAAGATAAAATGAGAGAACTTGGAGGAGACTATATGTTGTGGTCCAATGCTCCGGAGAATCCCAGTTATAATTAA
- a CDS encoding aminotransferase class IV — MVNINGELVEREDAVISIGNRGLAYGDALFETIRVINTKIIFWEDHYFRLMASMRIMRMEIPSSFSPEFLEKEILDLIKRNGQEATPVRIRFTVYRQEGGFYTPETLDIEYIIETSLLNNPFYLLDTGTYEIELFKDHYINSGLLSSIKTNNRAVNVLGSIYAKENDYNNCLLLNENKMVVEALNGNIFLVKDNVIKTPPLTDGALNGIIRKQLISIIKTMDHYILEEAAISPFELQKADELFITNVIVGIQPVTRYRKKEYRGEVAKDLLSKLNVKARLA, encoded by the coding sequence ATGGTAAATATTAATGGAGAGCTTGTAGAAAGGGAAGATGCAGTAATCTCAATTGGGAATAGGGGCCTAGCCTATGGAGATGCATTATTCGAAACAATAAGGGTCATCAATACAAAGATCATTTTTTGGGAAGATCATTATTTCAGGCTAATGGCCTCCATGCGAATTATGAGAATGGAAATCCCATCCTCTTTTTCTCCTGAATTTCTGGAAAAGGAGATCCTCGATCTCATAAAACGAAATGGGCAGGAGGCCACCCCGGTTAGAATAAGGTTTACTGTCTACAGGCAGGAGGGCGGTTTTTATACCCCGGAAACCCTGGACATAGAATATATTATTGAAACTTCGTTACTAAACAATCCCTTTTACCTTCTGGACACGGGAACCTATGAAATTGAACTTTTTAAAGATCATTATATAAACAGCGGCCTTCTTTCATCTATTAAAACAAATAACAGGGCTGTAAATGTTTTGGGTAGCATTTATGCCAAGGAAAACGATTACAATAACTGTTTGCTCCTCAATGAAAATAAAATGGTTGTAGAGGCTTTAAACGGAAATATTTTTCTGGTGAAGGATAATGTGATCAAAACCCCCCCGCTCACAGATGGCGCCTTGAATGGCATTATAAGGAAGCAACTAATATCCATTATTAAAACAATGGACCACTATATATTAGAGGAAGCCGCCATCTCCCCATTTGAACTGCAAAAGGCCGATGAATTATTTATAACCAATGTAATAGTTGGGATCCAGCCGGTAACCAGGTATCGGAAAAAAGAATATAGGGGGGAGGTTGCAAAGGATCTTCTCTCGAAGCTTAACGTAAAGGCCAGACTGGCTTAA
- a CDS encoding START-like domain-containing protein, whose protein sequence is MEDKVKYEMEFPIQASPSLLYQYISTPSGLSEWYADNVNSRGELFTFIWDGSEEKAKLLSKKNGERIKFRWMADEDTSYYFEIRIQVDEITKDVSIMITDFAEEDEVNEGKMLWDNMISDLKSVLGSV, encoded by the coding sequence ATGGAAGATAAAGTTAAGTACGAAATGGAGTTCCCTATACAGGCATCTCCATCGTTATTATATCAATATATTTCAACCCCTTCAGGTTTAAGTGAATGGTATGCAGATAATGTTAATTCCCGGGGGGAACTTTTTACTTTTATATGGGACGGATCTGAAGAAAAAGCAAAACTTTTAAGTAAAAAAAATGGCGAACGCATTAAATTTCGCTGGATGGCAGATGAGGATACCTCTTATTATTTTGAAATAAGGATACAGGTGGATGAGATCACAAAAGATGTTTCTATTATGATCACAGATTTTGCTGAAGAAGATGAAGTGAATGAAGGAAAAATGTTATGGGATAATATGATCTCAGATCTTAAATCGGTATTGGGATCTGTATAA
- a CDS encoding formate/nitrite transporter family protein: MKEKKSNQKEYREAEERKPPSAKVIHDAIFKEAISELSRSSSALFWSGLAAGLSMGFSMISEGLLKAYLPDADWSFLVSNLGYSVGFIIVIMGKQQLFTENTLTPILPLLEKKSYSMLLNVLRLWGIVLVANLVGAAVVAYVAAHTEVFDPHVQKAFAEIGSTAMEPAFETTLLRGIFAGWLIALIVWLIPYEKTTGLWVIMILSYIIGIGHFSHVIAGSVETFTLAFMNQAGWWSVLGNYTLPALIGNIIGGVMIVAGINHAQVKADN; this comes from the coding sequence ATGAAAGAAAAAAAGTCTAATCAGAAAGAGTATAGGGAAGCAGAGGAGCGTAAACCTCCTTCCGCCAAAGTCATACATGATGCTATCTTTAAAGAAGCAATCTCAGAACTTTCCCGTTCATCCTCGGCATTGTTCTGGTCAGGACTTGCAGCCGGTTTGTCTATGGGTTTTTCAATGATTTCAGAAGGTCTGTTAAAGGCATATTTACCTGATGCCGATTGGAGCTTCTTGGTTTCTAACCTCGGCTACAGCGTAGGCTTTATTATTGTGATTATGGGAAAACAGCAGTTGTTTACAGAAAATACTCTAACACCAATATTACCACTTCTGGAAAAAAAAAGCTATAGTATGCTTTTGAACGTCCTACGCCTATGGGGAATTGTCCTTGTTGCTAATCTGGTAGGAGCTGCTGTTGTTGCTTATGTGGCTGCCCATACAGAGGTTTTTGACCCCCACGTACAAAAGGCCTTTGCAGAAATTGGAAGTACTGCAATGGAGCCTGCGTTTGAAACGACTTTGCTACGGGGTATATTTGCCGGATGGCTCATCGCATTGATCGTTTGGCTTATACCATACGAGAAAACTACAGGTTTGTGGGTTATAATGATTTTATCGTATATTATTGGAATCGGACACTTTAGTCATGTAATAGCAGGCTCTGTGGAAACTTTCACTCTTGCTTTCATGAACCAGGCAGGATGGTGGTCCGTCCTCGGCAACTATACACTACCTGCCCTTATCGGAAACATTATAGGGGGAGTAATGATTGTGGCAGGAATTAATCACGCTCAGGTGAAAGCAGATAATTAA
- a CDS encoding DUF305 domain-containing protein, with translation MIATSMIAMFFLMYTNSYQIIDHFWFSETRLFMTMIMGGAMIIIMLLYMLNMYKNRKANMLTLAFGVILIGGAIWLVRSQVTVSDTDYMEGMIPHHSIAILTSERSQIEDVRVRELADEIIKAQRREIMEMQWLINDIRENGIVETEEEKRERPVPDFEGTLEKETIDLEE, from the coding sequence ATGATTGCTACATCAATGATTGCTATGTTCTTTCTGATGTATACGAATTCTTACCAAATTATAGATCATTTTTGGTTTAGTGAAACCCGGTTGTTTATGACAATGATCATGGGAGGAGCAATGATCATTATTATGTTATTGTATATGCTCAACATGTACAAAAACAGGAAAGCTAATATGCTCACTCTTGCTTTTGGAGTCATATTAATAGGTGGGGCGATATGGCTGGTACGAAGCCAGGTAACCGTTTCGGATACAGATTATATGGAAGGCATGATACCTCATCATTCCATCGCAATTTTAACCAGCGAACGTTCTCAAATAGAAGATGTTAGGGTAAGAGAACTGGCAGATGAAATCATTAAGGCGCAGCGTAGGGAGATTATGGAAATGCAATGGCTGATAAATGACATAAGAGAGAACGGCATAGTAGAAACAGAGGAAGAAAAAAGGGAACGCCCGGTTCCAGATTTTGAAGGTACGCTCGAGAAGGAGACCATAGATTTAGAGGAATAA